The genomic region GACGAGCACTGGATTCTACAGTGTTTGAGCCACATGCATCACTCTCGCGAGATCTCTTAGATCCACTACTTCCTGAGCCAATATTTCCTCCTACTTGACTAACATAACGTGGTTGATCACGGAGAGCGTGCCATTCTTCCATTAAAGTGAATCTAACATTCTTCCCACATGCATATAATTCCTGCGCTTTTGCCAAAACATCATTCTCCGACCAACCACTTCCTTGCATACGCTTAGCGCCATCATAAGCGCCAATCCATTTACCCAACACTTTGTTCATATAATTAAAACGGTTTCGGCATGCAGGTCCATCACGCGGAGGATCGAATGAGCAATGCTCATTACAATACTCAGCAATTTTACCCCAATATGTTTCACCTTTCTGGTTTCTCCCGACAACACTGCTTGTTCCAAATTTAATCCACCCACTAATTAGCACCAAATTTTGTTCAGTGTTCCATGCTGGTTGCTGAGTTTTCCTGCTCTTAGGAGTTGAATCCTCTGAATTTGGAGCGACTTCATTAGAAACTATCATGCCACCAATAGTTAGTTGTGTTGAAAACTCGGGAAATTCAGGTACACCACCACTTGGAAAATTTGCATTCGCCATTGTCACATAACCATTAAACGGGGGTGTTTGAGATGGATTTCTCGGCATAGATCCATAATATGGTTGAAAGTTTGGAACAGAGGATGACTGGTTGAAATTTGGTGGAAAACCAAAACTAGGTATGTTTTGAGGATGTTGGTTGGAAAATTGATTTGGATTTTGATAATAGTTGGGATTTTGATAATTGTTGggattttgaaaattgttgggattttggttaaatggaaaattagcagaattttgagtgttaaaatgattattgggatccatttcactaaaaaaagacacttaacttaaaaaaaaacactaatagaaagataataatagagaaagatagtgaaaaacttggattttttttctgtgtccaaatcaaatgaaccaagtctctatttatagagaaaaaaaaatcatgaattttggtataaaaaaaaaaaaaaaaaaaattaatttgcagcgaaataattgagttcaaagtattaaatggataaaaatctggcCAGCCAATCAGAAACAGCCACGTGGCTGCACTTATCTCCTTTTCCATTCTCTCTCCGCGTGCAAACTCGCCCACTCTCACTCCCAGCAAGTGTGCCACACGCGCCTGCGTTGCACCACTAAGATGCTGCCACGTCAGCTTCTGGGACAGATTAATtggtgttgagttttctcaacaccTCTCTCCTCCAACACACACTCAACACCACATTCAACTCCCCATTGCACATCTTTTCCCCATGTTGACTTTAATTAAACTACCCATTGCACTTGGTCTTATATGTATGACAAAAGTTTTGCACCGGTGGATCTCATTCAAAGGAtaagaatatttaatttttacaatttCTATTATTAACAGCTCCAACTAGCTGGTATAACACCTCAAACTTCTTTCAAGATTATAGACCAATTCTATAAATTAATACAGGTCTTTTCAACCGATTTTGTCATAGGTTTTCTGATAAATTTCTCAGAAGGTGACCTCACCAAAATATTACTTCAAGTCGAATACGTTTAATTATAGAGTTCTATTAGAATATCGAAAAGAAAATGCATATTCCTTTCAATAGCCTAATAGATAAAAACTCCATAATTAAACGtgtttgacttggagtagtatttgaaTGAATAATTTTCTAAAAAGTTTGTCGAGAAACATGTGAGTGAAAACaacatgcagaaaagattcgtgtTTGTTTGTGGAGTGAAcataatatttttgataaaaacatatttttatctaATTCATTAATCTTAAAACTTTTAGGTGTAGTTTTTTTAGATCTTTATGTATCTCTAGTTATCTGATCACTCTTCATCCAaactattttctttaaaaaaaaaaaaatcatagatCTTCTTTCTACATATGTAAACCACCTAAACGTTTCATTATAAATGCTACCATAACACCCTCTATAATATTATCATGTATGAGTTAGTCTAATCACATCTAACACAACATTCTCATTTCTTGTTACACTTCATTTTTGTATTAATTCTTTACCGTCCAATATTCTGTCATGTACACCATTGTCGATCTAACAGTTGTTCGATAAAAAATTTTCTTTAGTTTGAGCGATGATTTTGTATCAcataaaacatataaaattatCTTTGATTACAACCATCCCCAACTTGAATACGATAGTTTACTTCTTCTATTGTCCTATTGTTTTGTACTATCATTACAATAAATTTACCACACATAGTTTATGGTaagatatgattttcaactttcacctataaatttaaatttacatTTCATATATTCGGTTTTACTTCTTACTTGTAGTAGGCTGCATCAAATCTGCATCACACAGTCACAAGTGACTCACAACGTCGAAAACGACACCACCAGGTGCCACCTTCCCTCTTTTATTAAACTCACATGTTAATCACCCTACACCCTCCAATCTTTTAACTTAATCCAACGGCTCAGATCTAGTTTTGATTACCATAATTAACAAAAGGACAAATTATTCTAACTCTAAATATAGAAACCGGTAACTTTTCCAACAGCTTTTGTTTAGCCTCCATTTTTACAAGTATGCTATGTATGTATGTAAGTACTAATATTCctttttttattcaaagattccttcttctttttttcacTATAAATACATTTCTCTCTCTGTTAAAATTCAAGCCAAAAATCATTTACTTTCTATTTCTTATCAACCACTTTTTTTCTTCTGTCTTTGAACTCTTTTTCATTCCCTTTCTCATCTCTCAGAAACAAtgtctaatattattattattttcgatTTTGACAAAACTATCATTGATTGTGATAGTGATAATTGGGTTATCGATGAATTGGGTTTCACAGATTTGTTCAATCACCTTCTTcccacaatgccttggaattctGTCATGGTATGTTCTTTATTCTCTTTATGTACTACTCTATTTCACTTGCAACTTGAATaacaaattaataatttatttattttttgttttggaattatagGATAAGATGATGATGGAGCTTCATTCAAATGGTATAACCATTCAAGAGATTGAAAATGTTCTTCATAGGATTCCAATTCATCCCAGAATCATACCTGCTATCAAATCAGCACATGCTTTAGGGTGTGATTTGAGGATTGTGAGTGATGCCAATATGTTTTTCATTGAAACTATTTTGAAGCATTTGGGAATAAGAGAATGCTTCACAGAGATTAACACTAATCCAGGTTATGTTAATCAACAAGGAAGATTAACAATTTTGCCTTATCATGATTTCAATAAGGCTTCACATGGTTGTACTCATCCTTGTCCTCCAAACATGTGCAAGGTATAAACTTCATGATCtgattcaatattttttttataaattcaacaactttttatttttttaatataaaattcacaaaataattactcttatttttaattattaagataggGGTTTACTTGACTCAATCTCTTTACAAGTTATGAACTTGATCCTATAAGATTGGAATATTGTAGTCTCCTAGTTTTCTGGCCTTAAAATATTATGCTTACCTAACTATCTATTTTTAGTGTCTCTTATTTGTGGCCACTAGATTgagaacaaaatataaaataaacaatctTTTTTAATTTCTAATTAGAACTTTTTGTTTTGTGTATTACAGGGTTTAATCATTGATAGAATTCTAAACACAGTTAGTGAATTGGATAACAAGAGGTTTATCTACCTTGGTGATGGTGCTGGTGATTACTGTCCTAGTTTGAGATTTAGAGAAAGAGATTTTGTGATGCCAAGGAAGAATTTTCCAGTTTGGGATTTGATATGCAAAGATTCTTCATTTGTTAAGGCTGAAATTAATGGTTGGTGTGATGGAGAAGAATTTGAACAAGTTCTGATGAAGTTGATCAACAAAATTATGATTGAAGAAAATGCTAAATTGGTTTCAAGTGATTGCAAGCTACAAACTATATCAACTCCTGTGTTTGAAACCTTGCCTAAAGCTCTATCAGTTAGACCATAAATTTTTTGTTTACAAGTATACCAATGTATCATAAAGTAATAGGTTCTTCTTTGTGCTTTGCTTAACTTTAATTAGCCTTTTCTAATGTTGTTAATTCTGTTCAAGGTGGATTTGTAATCTAGCATATGCAAAGATCAATTTTCCTTTGAAGGTGCTGATTAATTATTCTAGTAGCTATAATTTTAGAAGGTGCGTTTTTATTAATGATATGTGATACAATAAAGTTCATGAATTTGGTACGGTATATGCAATGCAACCACCTCGTCTTAAGCTTCCTAGGACCAAGGCATGAAATGAGAAAGCTCGCACAACAAGTTAAGTCAAATTCTAAACACAAATCTTTtgggtgattctgatgtgttATCTCCACTGCATACATTGACTCCAATGAGCTCAGCACAAAGAGTATTCCAAGTTGGTGACAACTGACAACTTAAACTTCCCAAATGGTCTATCTATGAACTTCTGAAAATTCCACCACTTGCACAAACAGATGGAGTCCGAGTGCATATAGCCATGCCATTAGTGTTGCATTTTACCCAACCAAGAGTGAGAGGTTTCCAAATAATTTTAGTAATGTAAGGTTGTTCAGGAGGATGGATTTTAATGGAGAAGGCTTAAAGGATAAATAAATCTAACATAGAAGAGTTGGATTCTTCTGACTTATGCTGCTTGTAATAGCAACATTGGAGGATATGGAGGCTGTTAAGTGAAAATTGAATAACATGTTCAGCTGGGCGAAATCCACTTCTGAGTTGAAAAACAGAAAGTTCATCGTGGGCGTAATCGATTACCTTAACCGGCTACTTCaggggtgtaaccggttacagctaaGCAAAATTCACTTCTAAGCTGAAAAACAGAAAGTTCATCGTGGGCCGGTTACCTCAAGGGCGTAACCGGTTAGCActgaattgattttaattttgtaaCACCTGTAACTGGTTATAGGtttaatgtaaccggttacaggtcCGAGAATtctattttttatgttatttgaCTTATGTAATCTGTGTCTCAATCCACTTATAATTGATGTATAAGTACCTTAGAGGTATTCTCATATATGTTTTTGACATATCTAACTTGAGCGCCACAACTCctctctttccttttgtctcttctTCGTCCAGTGGAAGCACTCCATAGCCACAAAAGTCTAAAGCATTATCCGTAATAAGACGACCTTTCATAAAAGCACTTTACTCCTCATCAATAATCTCAGAAAGGATGTGTTCGATCCTATTGGCTATCGTCTTTGTAACCACCTACATACCACATTACAAAGGCTTATCGCCTTGAAGTCTTTTGGGATTGAGGGATTTTTACACTTTAGGATCACAAAAATGTGAGTGTTATTTATGCTTCCAAGGTCTTTGTTATTGttcagaacatgatgaataatcGTGCTAAACTCAGGACCTACAATGTGCCAAAACTTTTGGAAGAAAAGAGATGGAAGACCGTCAGGTCCAGGTCCCTTATGGGGTTGCATCTTGAAGAGAGCTTCTTTCACCCCTGAGGAGTAAATTTTCCTTCACACCAACTGATATGAACGAGATTCAATTTCCCCTTCACCACAGAGCAGACATCATGAATGTTTGTAGGGAGGGAAGAGGAAAATAATTAGGAGAACTAATTTACCAAGAGTTTTTCGCAGTGTTCGTCTCCTCTCCACCAACATCCATTGTCGTCTTCTAACTTCTTGATTGTATTTGTTTTCCTTCTTTGAAATGGTTTCTCGTGGAAAAACTTTGTGTTCCTATCACCATGTTTTAGCTAAAGCGCCCTACTTCGTTGCCTCCAGATAACCTCTTCGACTTGTAGTAGattatttctttgactttctaaTGCCTTATAAGTATTGATATCTTCCGCACTGGCATCCCATTTGCTATCACCCTTCAGTAACTCCTCAATACTTCTTATTTCCTTTGCTAACTGAGTTGATTTTGTACTCTTTGAAAAGGCAGTCTAAGCCTTGCATTGCAGCCAATTTGTTATGGTCCCTGGTAGTATAGTTGTTCCACAGTTGGTCCATAAAGTTTTTACATCTAGGGTCTCTAATCCAGAGTTCTTCAAACCTGAAAAATGTGTCTTCATTTTCTATCTTTACTCCTAGTATCAGCTTCCAATTAGATTCTGATCGCAGCATGGTCTGAACCATAGCGGGAGAGATCATTCACTCTAATTGGGGAAAACCTATTGATAAAACTCAGACGCCAAACTCCTATCTAGCCTGCATTGAACATTATTACTCTCTTGTCTTTCATTTGTCCAGGTGAAGGGGTACCCTTCAAAGCCCAAATCGGTAAGACCACAAATAATCCATTATCTAGCGCCTCAAAGAAAGTTGGCTAGAAGTTATGTTATTCCAACCTCTTTTCTCATGATCAAACAACACATCATTCTGATCCCCAAAAATAATAAATCTAGCACTACCCCTTAACCACTTTTTGAATTAACAGCCCAGTTTTCCTCTTACCGTGTTCCTCTGAGAAGCCGTAAATTCCACTAAAGTATCATTCGTGATTATCACTGTCATCTACCACTAATCCCCCTATATGATTGAAGGAGTAAGAGACAACGTTGAGCTGAATCTTCTCCTTCCACAAAAGAATTAGACCTCCCCTATCTGTTGGTTAGTCTTTAATTGTTGTTGTATTTTAGATAGTTGAATTATATTGCTCTAAAATTATACCTTGTATTGTATATGTTTAACCTATGCGCGTTTTGTGCTTAGTGTGGTTATAATACATTTTTTTAGCTctttaaaaaaagaattttttttttttaaaattcaaaacttaAATTAACCTACATTCTACCTGGTTCTTTTTATAAGAAATATTTGAAATAAGTATACCAATTTTTATTGACTAAGCTTTTAAGAAATTAAGTAGACGATTTTATTCCAAATTGGTAGAACCGGACTATACTGAGAATATTCTGGTGTATGCCATTCCAATTCAGCGGTACCGAATTCAGTAACTAGTGCATTACACACTCACAACAACACCACCTAATCCAACGGATTAGGCTCCACTTTTACGAGGATGCTATGTAATATTCCTTTATCGAATCGAAGATTCCGTTTTATTTTCGGTGTTACATTTTACTTTCTTCACTATAAATACCTTTCTCTGTTGTGTTCAAATTCAAGCCAAGCAACATTTTTGAGATCAGTAATAAACCATACATTTGCCTTCTATTTCTTCGAAACAATGTCTAATATTGTTATTGTTTTCGACTTTGACAAAACCATCATTGATTGTGACAGTGATAATGATAGGAAGATTTTCCTACCAAGATCTATTGAACTAGGATTTCTAAaataaaaggggaagaacaataaaattgactaaataaaataaagaaaactaaaagactttttcatttctttgataccttcaaatgtctctatgagactacattatataatactCTTGATAGATAATAAACCTAAAAGCCCAAATATTAATAAGAGCCCACTAAATAACAATACATAAAAACATcaatataaattctaaattaacttaaataatataattctactctctatcattgccgcggggtccacttgaaccttgtcctcaaggttctaaattAATGAGAAGAAAAGAAATTTAACAAAAGAGTTAGCCATTTAACACATAATTCCTCTAGCATAATGAATATGCCATTCACGTGAATACCAAAACTAaacatatttttcttttcatttaaaaaaaaaaataaaggtgtCACGTGTAGAAGCAAGTGTAGAGTATGGTTGGCAAGAGACAGCTGGTTACCATATGTGACagcctttttttttccttttttttttctctttcttctttctctctttccatctcacgttatactttcttcttctttctttcttatttttttttttcaccTGGATCAAAAACCATGATGCAATCTGTAAGTTTACCACCATAGGAGTATTCAACACCGCCAGGGTTGAAAACTAAGTTGCAAAAATTGGTTGATGTCGGTAGTTTTGAATTCAAATCTGACAATTTCGCCGGAGGTTGTTGCAGATTTGATGGTTTTGGTTGCAGATCCGGTGGTTTCGCCGGAGTAGTCACCTGAGTTATCGTCGGAAAGGATGTCGGGGATACCGTCGGATTTTTCGTCGGAGTAGTCACCTGAGTTATCACCGGAAAGGATGTCGGGATACCGTCGGGTTTTTGTACCGAAGATGCTGTCGGAATGCTTGCCGGAGTAGACACCGGAAATTTCGCCGGAGAAATTATGTTTGAACcagaattttcttttttttctgtcTGTTCCTCTACATTTCTCTTGAAAgcatatttttctttaaatttttcatGTGACTTTTTCAGTGAATCAGAAATATTTTGAATCTGTTCTTTCAAATCTTCTCtatatttgtttgagatctcatGAGTCTCAATCACATATTGTTTTAGAGTTTCTAACTCTTGGTAAAATGTTTCTTGAAATGAATCTGTGGGCAGGTGAGTTTGCTGGGAAATGGTATAGGATGGATGTAAATGAGGTGAAATGGAAGAATGTTGATGAGATGTTGAATCTGATAGCTCTGGTGTGGGTTGGTATGAAGGAATAAAAGGAGTTGGGATATTTTGTTGATAGAATGGTGTGTAATAGTCATATGTAGGTTGTAGATGTGGTGTGTATCCATGATTATAGGGTGAATTTTGAGATGAAGTTAAAGGAGAAATGTTTGTGGAATAAGATGGAAATGGAGTAACAGTGGTGATGTTGGGATGATATGCATAAAATTGAGTAGTGAAAGATGGGGGAAATTCATATGTCATTGTAGGGTTTTGGTGTTcaagaatgaaagcaccaattgataggaagatttTCCTACCAAGATCTATTGAACTAGGATTTCTAAaataaaaggggaagaacaataaaattgactaaataaaataaagaaaactaaaagactttttcatttctttgataccttcaaatgtctctatgagactacattatataatactCTTGATAGATAATAAACCTAAAAGCCCAAATATTAATAAGAGCCCACTAAATAACAATACATAAAAACATcaatataaattctaaattaacttaaataatataattctacTCTCTATCAGATAACTGGGTTGTCGATGAATTCGGTTTCACTGATTTGTTCAATCAGCTCCTTCCCACAATGCCTTGGAACTCCCTTATGGTATGTTCTTTATTTTCCtatcttttataaaata from Vicia villosa cultivar HV-30 ecotype Madison, WI unplaced genomic scaffold, Vvil1.0 ctg.000060F_1_1, whole genome shotgun sequence harbors:
- the LOC131623314 gene encoding inorganic pyrophosphatase 2-like, encoding MSNIIIIFDFDKTIIDCDSDNWVIDELGFTDLFNHLLPTMPWNSVMDKMMMELHSNGITIQEIENVLHRIPIHPRIIPAIKSAHALGCDLRIVSDANMFFIETILKHLGIRECFTEINTNPGYVNQQGRLTILPYHDFNKASHGCTHPCPPNMCKGLIIDRILNTVSELDNKRFIYLGDGAGDYCPSLRFRERDFVMPRKNFPVWDLICKDSSFVKAEINGWCDGEEFEQVLMKLINKIMIEENAKLVSSDCKLQTISTPVFETLPKALSVRP